Proteins encoded by one window of Pseudonocardia sp. HH130629-09:
- a CDS encoding response regulator, which yields MRVTVAEDSVLVRDGIVGVLTRFSHTVVDAVGDAPALLAAVRADRPDLVLTDVRMPAGPASGLRAAVELRRADPGLPVLVLSQVVAPVAAEELLDTGDGTGVGYLLKDRVADVAGFVAAVERVGAGGTVLDPEVVARLVRRRRDPVARLSPREREVLDLMAQGRSNTEVAAALVLSDAAVHKHVRSVFTKLDLPADAPGHRRVLAVLAWLRSAG from the coding sequence GTGCGGGTGACCGTCGCCGAGGACTCCGTGCTGGTGCGCGACGGGATCGTCGGGGTGCTGACGCGGTTCTCCCACACCGTCGTCGACGCGGTCGGCGACGCACCGGCTCTGCTGGCGGCGGTCCGGGCCGACCGGCCCGACCTGGTCCTGACCGACGTCCGGATGCCCGCGGGACCGGCCAGCGGGCTGCGCGCCGCGGTGGAGCTGCGGCGCGCCGACCCCGGGCTGCCCGTGCTGGTGCTGTCCCAGGTGGTCGCACCGGTCGCCGCGGAGGAGCTGCTCGACACCGGCGACGGCACCGGTGTCGGTTACCTGCTGAAGGACCGGGTGGCCGACGTGGCCGGGTTCGTCGCCGCCGTCGAACGGGTCGGCGCGGGCGGGACGGTGCTGGATCCCGAGGTGGTGGCCCGGCTGGTGCGCCGTCGGCGCGACCCGGTCGCGCGGCTGTCCCCGCGTGAACGCGAGGTCCTCGACCTGATGGCGCAGGGCCGCTCCAACACCGAGGTCGCCGCGGCGCTGGTGCTGTCCGACGCCGCGGTGCACAAGCACGTCCGGTCGGTGTTCACCAAGCTCGACCTGCCCGCGGACGCCCCCGGCCACCGCCGGGTGCTGGCGGTGCTGGCCTGGCTGCGGTCGGCGGGCTGA
- a CDS encoding winged helix-turn-helix transcriptional regulator, with the protein MSRSDRQCGVNVVFDLVGSKWKPTILWRLDQGEHRFVELRRAIVGVSEKVLTDQLRELERDGLVIRTAGDGFPLRVDYRLSEEGAELNALLDPLAVWGDLRTSQEPRPDATIPTT; encoded by the coding sequence ATGAGCAGGTCGGATCGGCAGTGCGGCGTGAACGTGGTCTTCGACCTCGTCGGCTCCAAGTGGAAGCCCACGATCCTGTGGCGCCTCGACCAGGGCGAGCACCGGTTCGTAGAACTCCGCCGCGCCATCGTCGGAGTGTCGGAGAAGGTCCTGACCGATCAGCTGCGTGAGCTCGAGCGCGACGGCCTCGTCATCCGCACCGCGGGCGACGGGTTCCCGCTCCGGGTCGACTACCGGCTCAGCGAGGAGGGTGCCGAGCTCAACGCCCTTCTCGACCCGCTCGCGGTGTGGGGCGACCTGCGGACCTCCCAGGAGCCGCGCCCCGACGCGACGATTCCCACCACCTGA